Proteins encoded within one genomic window of Neorhizobium galegae bv. orientalis str. HAMBI 540:
- a CDS encoding TetR/AcrR family transcriptional regulator: MKDEKKRGRPRAFDAKAALGKARDVFWDRGFAAASLDNLSAATNLNRPSLYGAFGDKEDLYLDTLEGYRQDGMNTLAEALDPSLSLRDNIARVYAGALAIYLHGETAARGCLLIGTASAEAVQHERVREVLGRSLNDFDDEIEKRMRLGVERGELPQSADPQMLARLASAVMHSLAVRARAGDSRETLEAIARSGVELICGSAP, encoded by the coding sequence ATGAAAGACGAGAAAAAGCGTGGCCGTCCGAGGGCCTTCGACGCCAAGGCGGCGCTCGGCAAGGCGCGGGATGTCTTCTGGGACAGAGGGTTTGCCGCCGCCTCGCTCGACAATCTGAGTGCTGCGACCAACCTCAACCGTCCGAGCCTCTACGGCGCCTTCGGCGACAAGGAGGATCTCTATCTCGATACGCTGGAAGGTTATCGGCAGGACGGCATGAATACGCTCGCCGAAGCGCTCGACCCGTCACTGTCGCTTCGCGATAATATCGCCCGTGTCTATGCCGGTGCGCTGGCGATCTATCTGCACGGTGAAACGGCTGCCCGCGGCTGTCTCCTGATCGGCACGGCATCGGCCGAGGCGGTCCAGCATGAGCGGGTCCGCGAGGTGCTCGGCCGCAGCCTCAACGATTTCGACGACGAGATCGAAAAGCGTATGCGCCTCGGCGTCGAAAGGGGCGAGCTTCCTCAAAGCGCCGATCCGCAGATGCTCGCCAGGCTCGCCTCCGCCGTCATGCATTCGCTCGCCGTCCGCGCCCGCGCCGGCGACAGCCGCGAGACGCTGGAAGCGATCGCCCGGTCAGGCGTCGAGCTGATCTGCGGGAGCGCGCCCTAA
- the bla gene encoding subclass B3 metallo-beta-lactamase: MKQIIFMSIALSISSAPISSEVFAQQPAAWSEPASPFRITDNIYYVGTKGLASYLIISGREAILLDATLDENVASIERNIQSLEFGLRDIKIIINSHAHFDHAAGIGRLKKSTGAEVAAMAGDKSALENGRQEGDTDYGGAVFPAVKVDRILNDGDKVTLGDVTLTASLTAGHTKGCTTWSMTSPDRGSVRRVVFPCSISVAGNILVDNKSYPTIVEDFRRSFGRLASMKADVVLPAHPEVVGLFKRKEKLDAGDNQAFVDSGLLIKIVDQSRVAFDRALASARAK; this comes from the coding sequence GTGAAACAAATCATCTTTATGAGCATCGCCCTTTCTATCTCGTCGGCTCCAATATCGTCGGAGGTTTTCGCGCAGCAGCCAGCCGCCTGGAGCGAACCGGCATCGCCTTTCAGGATCACCGACAACATATATTATGTCGGAACCAAAGGGCTCGCCTCCTATCTCATCATCTCGGGAAGAGAAGCCATCCTTCTGGACGCTACGCTCGATGAAAATGTTGCGTCGATCGAGCGCAACATCCAATCACTAGAATTCGGCCTCCGGGACATAAAGATCATCATTAACAGTCACGCCCATTTCGATCATGCGGCTGGGATCGGCCGCCTGAAGAAAAGCACCGGCGCAGAAGTGGCAGCGATGGCGGGTGACAAATCAGCACTAGAGAATGGTCGACAGGAAGGGGATACCGACTACGGTGGCGCCGTTTTCCCGGCAGTCAAGGTAGATCGAATTTTGAACGATGGCGACAAAGTAACGCTTGGGGATGTTACGTTGACGGCATCCCTCACGGCCGGACACACCAAGGGATGCACGACATGGTCGATGACCTCGCCAGATCGGGGCTCTGTTCGCCGGGTGGTCTTTCCCTGCAGTATATCTGTCGCCGGCAACATTCTCGTAGACAACAAGAGCTACCCCACCATTGTCGAGGATTTTCGTCGAAGCTTCGGCCGGCTGGCCTCCATGAAGGCCGATGTCGTTCTGCCGGCCCATCCAGAAGTTGTTGGTCTTTTCAAGCGTAAGGAAAAGCTTGATGCCGGCGACAACCAGGCCTTTGTCGACAGTGGATTGTTGATCAAGATCGTAGATCAATCGCGCGTAGCGTTCGACCGAGCCTTGGCATCAGCGCGAGCGAAGTGA
- the gstA gene encoding glutathione transferase GstA, protein MKLYMHAAACSLSPHIICRELGLEIELVQVDRQTHRTSNGEDYLAINGNGYVPALMLDDGKVLTEGPAIVQFLADSVPEGAALLPEVGNIRRNEVQSYLNFITAELHKPMVLLFNPIYSSVHGEVRALISKRLTWLNDRLAGRYITGDTFTVADAYLFVCLNWSPWTDIDLKQWPALHGFMARVAARPKVREALQAEELEAFDADGVYFAPHAYLASSGRTGEPVRP, encoded by the coding sequence ATGAAACTTTATATGCACGCCGCGGCCTGCTCGCTTTCGCCGCACATCATCTGCCGGGAGCTGGGGCTCGAAATCGAGCTGGTCCAGGTCGACCGGCAAACCCACAGGACGAGCAACGGCGAGGATTACCTCGCAATCAACGGCAACGGCTATGTGCCGGCGCTGATGCTCGACGATGGCAAGGTGCTGACCGAGGGGCCGGCGATCGTGCAGTTCCTCGCCGACAGCGTGCCCGAAGGGGCAGCCCTATTGCCTGAGGTCGGCAACATCCGCCGCAACGAGGTGCAATCCTATCTCAACTTCATCACCGCCGAGTTGCACAAGCCGATGGTGCTGCTCTTCAATCCGATTTATTCCAGCGTTCATGGAGAGGTCCGCGCGCTGATATCGAAGCGGCTGACATGGCTGAACGACCGTCTTGCCGGACGCTATATCACCGGCGATACGTTCACGGTGGCGGATGCCTATCTCTTCGTCTGCCTGAACTGGTCGCCCTGGACAGACATCGATCTCAAGCAATGGCCGGCGCTGCACGGCTTCATGGCCCGGGTGGCAGCACGGCCGAAGGTGCGCGAGGCGCTGCAGGCCGAAGAGCTCGAAGCCTTCGATGCCGACGGCGTCTATTTCGCGCCGCATGCCTATCTCGCTTCATCAGGACGGACGGGCGAGCCGGTCAGGCCGTAA
- a CDS encoding IS110 family RNA-guided transposase — protein MEQIIRIGIDTSKSVFQLHGVNAAEQPILRKKLSRKEMVKFFEKAPPTIIALEACGGSHHWARMLSSFGHEVKLIAPQLAKPYVKRGKNDAADAEALCEAMSRPTMRFVPVKAAEQQAALMLVGMRERLIRNRTQLANAIRGFAMEFGIVAATGMCRIEPLLERIAADQSLPELARALFSMHGVEYRDLLTETKAVEEKLTALHRSDECSMRLAEIPGVGPVGASLLMMKTPDPKMFKSGRDFAAWIGLTPRDHSTAGKVRLGVITRAGDEMLRSILVVGATALLQYVRAGRSRHTSRWLIELLQRKKPKLVAVALANKIARIAWKLMVSGERYRRAEGQTQAV, from the coding sequence GTGGAACAGATTATCCGAATTGGTATAGATACGTCAAAGAGTGTTTTCCAGCTGCATGGCGTGAACGCAGCCGAGCAACCAATCCTTCGCAAGAAGCTTTCGCGCAAAGAGATGGTGAAATTCTTTGAGAAAGCGCCGCCGACTATCATCGCACTCGAGGCCTGTGGTGGATCTCATCATTGGGCAAGGATGTTAAGTTCGTTTGGTCATGAGGTGAAGCTGATCGCGCCTCAATTGGCGAAGCCCTATGTGAAGCGCGGCAAGAACGACGCTGCGGATGCGGAAGCCTTGTGCGAGGCGATGAGCCGACCCACCATGCGCTTCGTGCCGGTCAAGGCTGCGGAGCAGCAGGCGGCATTGATGCTGGTCGGCATGCGAGAGAGACTCATTCGCAATCGGACGCAGCTCGCCAATGCGATTCGCGGTTTTGCCATGGAGTTTGGGATCGTCGCGGCCACCGGCATGTGCCGCATCGAGCCTTTGTTGGAGCGCATAGCGGCTGATCAATCGCTACCTGAACTGGCCCGCGCGCTTTTTTCCATGCACGGCGTTGAGTATCGAGATTTGCTTACGGAAACGAAAGCAGTCGAGGAAAAGCTTACCGCGTTACATCGCTCCGATGAATGCAGCATGCGGCTGGCCGAAATACCAGGCGTCGGACCGGTTGGCGCATCGCTGTTGATGATGAAGACGCCCGATCCCAAGATGTTTAAGTCGGGTCGCGATTTTGCCGCCTGGATAGGTCTTACACCCAGGGACCATTCAACCGCAGGCAAGGTCAGGCTCGGGGTGATCACCCGAGCTGGCGACGAAATGCTGAGGAGCATATTGGTGGTTGGCGCAACTGCCCTTCTTCAATATGTCAGAGCAGGTCGAAGCAGACATACTTCCCGGTGGCTGATCGAGCTTTTGCAAAGGAAGAAGCCGAAGCTGGTTGCGGTGGCGCTCGCCAATAAGATCGCCCGCATCGCCTGGAAGCTCATGGTGAGCGGCGAAAGGTACAGGCGAGCAGAAGGTCAGACACAGGCAGTATAG